Within the Setaria viridis chromosome 3, Setaria_viridis_v4.0, whole genome shotgun sequence genome, the region TTCTTCCAGGTGCTTCCTCTCCCTCCATCgacgcctcctctcctccctctcctcctctctcctctcattgccgccgcccccctccccccctctctcttctctgccttcctctcccgccctccccctctgctacccctccccttccccctctgctcgcccctcactggcagtgaggagcggcagtggGGTGAGGGCAGGGCAATggcgcgcgggggagcggcgccggCCAGCCGGAGGTGGCGGGGGCGAGCTGGcgtggccgggcggcgggcgcgggcggaggtggGTGGCAGCGGACgaaggcgggcggcggtggagcagaAGCGGGCGAGGGCGGGTGGAGGCGGGTGGAGCGGCGCCGCCAgcccatttttttattttttaactttttagtcTGGTTATCAACCGGGATAGTCAGTGAATGAtttgggactaaagaggggacCTTTTGTCCTAAATGATTAGTCGTGGTTGATCATTCGGGAGCTATGTGACTTACCAATCCtaactaaaggtgagttttccacgCACACAAGTACGATCGCTCGCTTTCGCTTCTCCAATTTGGCAGAAGCTGTTGAATGATAGGGCTATACTCCTAGTAGGGCCCTACCTACGCACAGCTGTGGCCACAGTCTGTGACTTGTAAGTCTGTGACTTGTAAGGATCAAGAAGATCCCGGCGATCACCCAGCATCTCAGGATTCAACTGTCATCATACTTTGCTGGGCTCTAGTGCTGTACAGTATCTGCCGGTATTTGGGACAGCAACTGGTAGCTGGTTGGTGCTTCTACGCTGCACCCGAAGTAGAGATCACATAGTTCTCTCACGTGGATGCAGTATTGTCGAATGTACAAGCAAGAACAAAGAGTAAAAGCTCCTAGCTGCACACACCGTTGTTTTCCAATCATGTCCTGCGTACGTACGGTTGGCTCCCGGGTCCAGACTAGGCCAGAGGTTAGAAGCGCGAGACAGTGATATCACCCACAGATCTACAGGCCGCATCGGCAGGTTCTATGCCATGATATCTGCAGCACAGTGCACAGTAATGTCTGCTAGATGTCATAGGCTACCACGTACATGTCTTTACACTCGAATCAATGCACGCTCAAGATCTCAGATGCTAGCTCTCACCAGACGCTACACGATTCGGCCTCGATTCACCTGGATTTAATCTGAGATTGCAGAGATCGTCCAGATTAGTAACTGTAATAATAGCTGGTCATGTGCAGGGCGGCCTACAACTGTACTGTCGTCTACTAGCTACTGTTCACGCGAGTGGCGCTCAAGAAAGCAGCGCTTGCACCCCGCACGCGACCGAGCAGCACGCCAGCGAGAAGGATCACGATCACCGAGCAAGAAAAGAACCAAACCTTTCGCGGATCGACCCAagattttcttctttccctttcTCGAGTTTTTCTTGTGGAGATTTCTTATTGCAACCACTAATTAACAACAAGTCAAGAACTACGCTAGTTAATCCGCTTCTGGAAATGGATGCATACTGTGATCGGACATGCAGCCGGGGGCAGCACGACGATTGATGACCTCCATGGCCCTCGTCTTTTCGTTCATGGATtggcggcgctggcgaggcTCGCCCAAATCTGCTCGAACACCTCGACGATGAGGTCGTGGTGCTCGGCGGCGTTGAGGGCGAGGTAGCAGGCCAGGAGGTCCTCCAGGTCGGTCGCGTCGCGGATGCCCTTCTCCGCGATCATCTCCTCCATCGACTCGCGGAAGTCCCGCCTCGGGTCGGCCGACGCCTTCACCACCGCGAAGCTCtccgcgagcggcggcggtgctggcgtcgtcgtcttcctcggcGACGCCGCTGGGGTCGTCGGCTTGCTCTTCCTGGACCTGGCGGACGCCAGCCGCGGGCTGTTCACGCGCGTCCTGAGGCGGCGCCCCGCGGAAACGGACGGCCGCCTCGGGTGCCCCCTGCTGCCCTGCTCCGAGGCAGAGCTGGCTCTCGGCGTCGTCTCGGTGCCATCGACGTGCCTGTCCTTCAGCTCGTACCGGACCACCTCCCTCCTCGCCACCGGCCTCGTCACGATCGGCCGGAGCACCCGCTCGGCGGTGCACTCGGCCCGGAGGTCGATGACGATGTCCGAGTCCGAAGCGATCACCTTGCCGCCCCAGCCCAGGCTGTCCTCGGATGGCGCGGTCACCGCCGGCTTGCGgacgtcctcctcgtcctcgctgCCGCCATCGCGCCCCACGTACATGTCTCGCCGGCGCTGAGGAGCGTCGCGCGCCTCGGCCACAGCCTCCAAGCCGCGCCCAACCCTGACGGGTCCCACCCTGTGCCGCCTCCTGGAGGAGCAATACGCCGGAGGAGATTCCGGCTGGGGGAGGAGCTCGTCACGATCCTCCTCCGTGGCGTCCGCGGCcctcggcggcggagccgggaGCTCCCGGTCCTGGGTGGGGTAGTAGTACGACGTCCTGTGCGGGAGCGCCACGGACCCGCGCCTCGGAGACGAGGCCCTTGCCGCGGGCTttgccgcccgcggcggcggcgacgacaacGACGGCAGCATTGCGCTCGCGGCGCCGCCAGCGCCAGGAGGGTGGCCCCGCGCGCGGCGCATGTCGCGGAGCTTGTAGAACCAGGAGTTGGGCATCATGTCGGCGAGACGGAACCTGCGCCGGCCCATGGCCCCGCCGCGCCTGGCGAAGAAGGATCTGTGCGCTGTACGAGGAGGAGGGCTGCTGGAGAGGTGGAGCAGGGGAGGTGGTGCCGGGGACCAGAGCGAGAGCCAAGGCAGCTCAGGCGGAGAGGCCGGGGATAAGTAGCGCGCGGCAGCCAGCGAGCGCGGAGTGGGAAGCGTGGGACGTGAGGTTCTTTTTGTCCTTTCTCTTCTCTCTGAACTGTGGGCCCGCCCCATCTGTGGGGTCCACTTCTTTTGCATAAAAGGGGCATATACCAAAGAATGTAATGAACTTATGACTACGGAAATTGTTGATGCAGGTTTAGGGGGTAAACCAGTTACAAGTAACTGCGTTTACCAACTGGCGTGACGCGTTATGGGCTCATGGCTACAATGAGATTGCGCTACACCGAATTTTCCGTCAAACTGTGCAAATATAGGTTTCCAATTACGAGTCGTATCCATTTCCCTTCTATTTTTCTCAAAATTACTAAACCTCAATGCTCCTTAGGCTATTTTCAGTGGAAGTTTCATGGATACGATTACCTAGAGTGACACATCATCTAAAAACATTTGAAACAAAGATGAAATAGCTCTCCTCAATGCATAGTTTCATCTCTTGTTGTTTCCTAGgttacatgcaagacacaagcTTTCTAGAAAACAATTTACACAAGGTTTAAGACTAATCCCAGTGCAGGTTTCATCGAGGTTTCATACGCATTAATTAGGTGCCATGTCAACATTTTTTATAATGTGGTagtgagttaatgaggagagaggtaagaAGGGTTTCATCtggatgaaaccatgtatgcacagttaccaacacaaTTTGTAT harbors:
- the LOC117850204 gene encoding uncharacterized protein, which codes for MQKKWTPQMGRAHSSERRERTKRTSRPTLPTPRSLAAARYLSPASPPELPWLSLWSPAPPPLLHLSSSPPPRTAHRSFFARRGGAMGRRRFRLADMMPNSWFYKLRDMRRARGHPPGAGGAASAMLPSLSSPPPRAAKPAARASSPRRGSVALPHRTSYYYPTQDRELPAPPPRAADATEEDRDELLPQPESPPAYCSSRRRHRVGPVRVGRGLEAVAEARDAPQRRRDMYVGRDGGSEDEEDVRKPAVTAPSEDSLGWGGKVIASDSDIVIDLRAECTAERVLRPIVTRPVARREVVRYELKDRHVDGTETTPRASSASEQGSRGHPRRPSVSAGRRLRTRVNSPRLASARSRKSKPTTPAASPRKTTTPAPPPLAESFAVVKASADPRRDFRESMEEMIAEKGIRDATDLEDLLACYLALNAAEHHDLIVEVFEQIWASLASAANP